In Nocardioides sp. JS614, the sequence ATGCGCTCGGACTGGCTGATGACGCTGGCCCTGCGCTGGATGGGCAACCTGGTGACCGACGAGGACCGCGACCGGGCCGCGCGCGTGTGGCGGTGGGCGGGGCGCCGCTCGATCGCGCTGGACCATCGCCCGCCGTTCGGCTGAGACGCTGATGGTCGGGCTTCCGAAGCGGCAGCGGGTGGCGGCGTACGCCGTGATCATCCGCGAGGGCCGGATCCTGCTGAGCCGGCTGTCGCCGAGCATCGCCTCCGAGGAGCTGTGGACCCTGCCCGGCGGTGGCCTCGACCACGGAGAGGACCCCCGCGACGCGGTCATCCGGGAGGTCTACGAGGAGACCGGCCTGCACGCGGTCGTCGGTGAGACCGCACGGGTGTACTCCGCGCACCTGCCCGGCGTGTGGCGCGACGGCCGGCGGGTGGACGCCCATGCGCTGCGGATCGTCTACGACGGGTGGGTGCCGGTCGACGCCCCCGAGCCGCGGGTCGTCGAGGTCGACGGCTCGACCGTGGAGGCGGCCTGGAAGCCGCTCGGGGACGTGCTCGACGAGACCGTCCCGGTGGTGCCGATGGTGCTCGAGGCGGTGGCCGACCACCGCCCCTTCCGCCATCAGCGGCTCGGCGCATACGCGCTGATCCGGCGCGCCGATGCCGTGCTGCTCGTCCGGATCTCCGGGCTCGGCTTCCACACCGGCTCGTGGACGCTGCCCGGCGGCGGCGTCGACCACGGGGAGGCGCCCCGCTCCGCTGTCATCCGCGAGGTCCGCGAGGAGGCCGGCGTCGAGTGCCAGGTCGGGGAGCTGGTCGCCGTCCACGACGACCACTTCAGCGGCACGGCGCCGTCGGGCCGCTACGAGGACTTCCACTCGGTGGCGCTGGTCTTCGCGGCCGACCTCGAGGCCGCCGCCGAGCCGCGCCTGGCGGAGCAGGGCGGCACCTCGGCGGAGGTCGCCTGGGTGCCTCTCGCCGAGATCGAGTCGGGGCAGCGGCCGGTGCTCCCGCTGGTCCGCGAGGCCCTCAGCGCAGCGGAGTGGCCGCGACCTCGCACAGGTTGAGGTAGGGCCTGGCGACATTGTTGGTGACCATGTAGGACGAGAGCACCCACGTCCTCTTCACCCCGCCGACGGACCACCAGATGCGCATCATCCCGTTGCGCGGGAGGTCGACCGGCCCGAGCAGCCCGGTCTCGGGGTCGTACTCGAGATCGCTGTAGTGGGTGATGTGGTCCGGGTCGTCGACCCGTCCCTCGCCCTGGATGTACTCGTAGTCCATGAACGAGTCCGGGTCGTCGGGGCGCAGCGCCACCGTCTGCTCGCCGGTGCGGCCGGTCTCGCAGCGCAGCTCGGCCCGGCCGAATCCGGGGATGCTGGCGGTCGCGGTCTGCTGGGTCGCCGCCTCGTCGTCGCCGTGCCAGCTCAGCCCCAGCTGCTGGTCGGTGTCGGTCCGCAGCGCGAGCGTCATCTTGCAGTACTGGCTGCCCGGGTAGGCGAACCGCTCCCAGTACCAGGTGAGCTGGAACGAGGTCGCCGGTATCGTCATCGGACCGCCCCCCGGCTGGTCGCGGCCGGGGCGCTGACTGATCACGCCGTACGCCGAGCCCTTCGCGAAGTCCTCGATCGGGGTCTTCTGGTTCAGGCCTTCGTGCGCCTGGGGCCCGGTGCCGCCCTTCCCGTCGTCGGCCGCCGTCGCGTAGGTGTAGATCCGGACGTTCTTGACCGCGACCCGGTCGGTGCCGTCCTTGTTCTCGAGCTTGGCCATCCACAGCTGGGTCTCGGCCCGCCGGTCGTTGGCCCGGATCCGCAGCATCGTGTTGTCGGGCCGGCAGATCAGCTCGACCTGACCGATCCCCGGCACGTCGGCGACCTTCTGGTACTTCGGCCGCTTCTGGAAGCCCTGCCACTTGACGACGATCCGCTTGGACTGCTGGACCTGCCGCTGCTTCGCCCGGGCCGAGCTCGCCGCGGTACCGCCGGCGTAGGTCGGGGCCACGGCGAGGGCGGGCAGCGCGAGGAGCAGTGGCACCGCGAGCGCCACGAGTCGGGTGGCCCGGGTGGTCATCGCGCAGGCTTCTCGCTCTGCACCGGCTGGATCGGCGTGCTCGCGTTGTCGTCGGGCACGTAGAGCTGCGGCGCCTGGTCCCCGGTGAGCCAGGACTGCTGGAGCCGCACCGTCTCGTCGGGCAGCGCGACCAGACGGGCGGTGTCCGCCCCGGCCTGGGCGTGCGCCACGTAGTGGCTGAGGAAGTCCCGGACCTCGGCGCGGGCCAGGGAGCGGGTCGTGGTGGTGATCAGCAGCTGCCGGGCGAGCGGGTACTCACCGCTGGTGATCGTCCGCTGGCTCGGGAAGATGCAGTTGCGCCGGCCGTCGGGCAGGGTGATCTCGAAGGGCCGCAGCTGGTCCTCGAACAGTTCGTAGTAGCTGAACCGGAAGTAGGCCACGTGGCCGTGGTAGGCCTGGTAGAGACGCCGGGCCTCGTCGGTGTTGCGGTAGACCTCGTTGACGGCGGCGTAGCGCTGCTGGGCAGCGTCCAGGCGCGTCCGGGCCGCGGTCCGGCGCTCGAACGCCTTGTCGACCCGCCGTTGGTCCCTGGCCTTGTCCGCCTCCGGTCGGCCGTCCCGAATGCCCTTGGCTCGCTCGGCGAGCGCGACCGCGAGCTCCTCCCGGGCGGCGATCATCTCGCTGCGTGCGTCCTGGAGCGCCTGGTTGGCCTGGGCGCGGCGACGGCTGACGTCGTCGAAGCGCGCCGCCCGCAGCTCGATGTTCCGCTTGCCGACCACGAACTTGCGAGCCGCCTCGTCGTTCTCGGCCAGGAAGTAGTCGGAGCGCAGGTCGACCTGGGAGGGCTCGGGCGCGCCGAGCACGTAGCGGCCGAAGAAGCCGAAGCCGTTGTTGTCGGGGCTCGGTCCGCCCACCTTCAGCGGCACGTCGTCGAAGCCGAGCGGCGGCTGGCTCCAGTTCGTCAGCGGCGACCCGGCCCGGTAGATGTCCCGGACCTGGTCGACGGTGAGGCAGTCGGCGCCGACGTCGGTCTCCGACTTGATCGCGATCACGATCGCCTCCGCAGCGACCTGGAACTGCACCACGTCGAGGCCGACGGCCTGACAGGCCTCCCACTCGGCACGGCTGATCGGACGGGCCGAGTCCACGAGGTCGATCTGGCCCGCACACAGCTCCTGGAAGGCCTGGTCCTCGCCGTTGTCCGCGACGTTGACCTGGGCCGCGTTCGCGGTGGCCTCGTAGCTCCTGACCTCGGTCGGGGTCAGCGACCCCGTCGTCGAGCCGTCGATGCCGACGACGCCGGAGGGCCGGGTCGGCAGCGCGGCGTACGCCTTGTCGATGTCCTTCTGCCGCAGCTGGTTCTCGCGGAACTCGTTGGCCTGGTCCTGGCTGACCGAGTCGGTGGCCTCCTGCGACGGGTCCGAGCAGGCCGTGAGCAGGCCCAGCGAGACCGCGGCCACCGCCAGGGAGCCGAGCAGCTTCGAGCGGGTGCGTGTCACTGGACCGCACCTCCCTCGGTCGGCGAGCTGGAGGGGGGGACGGTCGGGCTCTCGCTCGGCACGACGACGGTCTCGTCCTCCTCCGGCGGGTAGTGGTACCGCGTCCCGAGGGGCAGCACCTCGAAGTCGTCGAGGGTCAGGCCCTGGAGCTCGTTGCCGCGGATCAGTCCGTCGGTCACGTCGCGCTGCGCGTAGAGCGTCGGCACGGCCGCCCGGTCGACCACGATCGCGCCGTAGGTGCGCAGGCAGGCGACGATCGCGTCGGCGAGCCGCTGCTGCTGCTTGGTGAGCTTGATCAGCTTGCCGGTGCGCGGGTCGCGAGGCGCGGGGAGCACGACGT encodes:
- a CDS encoding NUDIX hydrolase, whose translation is MVGLPKRQRVAAYAVIIREGRILLSRLSPSIASEELWTLPGGGLDHGEDPRDAVIREVYEETGLHAVVGETARVYSAHLPGVWRDGRRVDAHALRIVYDGWVPVDAPEPRVVEVDGSTVEAAWKPLGDVLDETVPVVPMVLEAVADHRPFRHQRLGAYALIRRADAVLLVRISGLGFHTGSWTLPGGGVDHGEAPRSAVIREVREEAGVECQVGELVAVHDDHFSGTAPSGRYEDFHSVALVFAADLEAAAEPRLAEQGGTSAEVAWVPLAEIESGQRPVLPLVREALSAAEWPRPRTG
- a CDS encoding substrate-binding domain-containing protein, whose protein sequence is MTRTRSKLLGSLAVAAVSLGLLTACSDPSQEATDSVSQDQANEFRENQLRQKDIDKAYAALPTRPSGVVGIDGSTTGSLTPTEVRSYEATANAAQVNVADNGEDQAFQELCAGQIDLVDSARPISRAEWEACQAVGLDVVQFQVAAEAIVIAIKSETDVGADCLTVDQVRDIYRAGSPLTNWSQPPLGFDDVPLKVGGPSPDNNGFGFFGRYVLGAPEPSQVDLRSDYFLAENDEAARKFVVGKRNIELRAARFDDVSRRRAQANQALQDARSEMIAAREELAVALAERAKGIRDGRPEADKARDQRRVDKAFERRTAARTRLDAAQQRYAAVNEVYRNTDEARRLYQAYHGHVAYFRFSYYELFEDQLRPFEITLPDGRRNCIFPSQRTITSGEYPLARQLLITTTTRSLARAEVRDFLSHYVAHAQAGADTARLVALPDETVRLQQSWLTGDQAPQLYVPDDNASTPIQPVQSEKPAR